The sequence CACCATCGCTGCCTGTCGGGCTGTGGAATGACAGTATTTCTCAGCCTGAGGCAAATGATCATCGCCATAGGTACTCTCGTGATAAAGGGTGCTCACCCCTTTCACCTGCTGCCAAAGATCAGGAATATAGCGTGTATCCGACAGATAGGCATAGCTACGAATAGGATCGGCAGGTGTAACCAGTCGTTCATTGGGAATCACATCACCATCGGGAGTAGTCCAATCAGCGCCACATTTAATATTATTTATCTGCGAGTTAGGAATCTGATAGGCATCCATCATATCACGGCGGATATGGGGTTGTGCAGGCTTCTCACTAATCAGATAGCCACAACAAGGCATGCGATGAATCAACGGAATACTCTCAACTGTAATGCTGCGATCTTCGTACACCACCTGGCGCTGTGTGGTATCTACTGGATAGAATACCACCTCGTAGCCCAAGTCGTGGGTATAGAATTTAAGTTGTCGGTCTAATTCCTCTCCAAGTTCCT is a genomic window of Xylanibacter ruminicola 23 containing:
- a CDS encoding ribonuclease Z is translated as MEPFKVHILGCGSALPTLRHNASSQVVEVREKVLMLDCAEGTQMQLRKCRVRFNKLSHVFITHLHGDHCFGLIGMISTFGLLGRTAKLHVHAPKELGEELDRQLKFYTHDLGYEVVFYPVDTTQRQVVYEDRSITVESIPLIHRMPCCGYLISEKPAQPHIRRDMMDAYQIPNSQINNIKCGADWTTPDGDVIPNERLVTPADPIRSYAYLSDTRYIPDLWQQVKGVSTLYHESTYGDDHLPQAEKYCHSTARQAAMVARDARAGKLLLGHYSSRYEDETVLLNQAKEVFENSFLTNEMDVFDV